A single genomic interval of Piliocolobus tephrosceles isolate RC106 chromosome 7, ASM277652v3, whole genome shotgun sequence harbors:
- the LOC113224761 gene encoding uncharacterized protein LOC113224761 has product MRAASSRHLWEPRPCLSEHLRALLLLRPAAGRGRQRGRRTGLSSSPPLQAARSQRSGSRLRGARAGCGEGGGRVHTGRSRARAAWPGLRTGCGAAAAPPGPPCPAPAHRALHAFRDRGPRPHPSPSPSPRAGAASCEEAETGARGRKRGSFVRLFFGKSRGDALLTCLVVKNLLPNSHRFQNFLKFTTREWTKRRSFFSYPEMWPLPPTRAQRVQRRRRGSGR; this is encoded by the coding sequence ATGCGCGCGGCCTCCTCCCGGCACCTGTGGGAGCCGCGGCCCTGCCTCTCCGAGCACCTGCGAGCGCTCCTGCTCCTCCGACCCGCAGCGGGGCGTGGGCGGCAGAGGGGGCGGCGGACCGGCCTCTCGTCCTCTCCGCCTCTCCAGGCCGCGCGGAGCCAGCGCTCCGGCTCCCGGCTGCGAGGGGCGCGCGCGGGGTGCGGGGAGGGGGGCGGGCGCGTGCACACGGGGCGTTCTCGGGCGCGCGCCGCCTGGCCGGGTCTGCGGACGGGCTGCGGAGCGGCTGCGGCTCCCCCCGGGCCCCCCTGCCCCGCGCCAGCCCACCGGGCGCTTCACGCCTTCCGGGACCGCGGCCCACGCCCCCACCCGAGCCCGAGCCCAAGCCCACGCGCGGGGGCCGCTTCCTGCGAGGAGGCGGAGACAGGTGCCCGCGGGCGCAAACGGGGGAGTTTTGTGCGCCTATTTTTTGGTAAAAGTAGAGGCGATGCGTTGTTGACATGTTTAGTGGTTAAAAACCTATTGCCAAATTCTCACAGattccagaattttttaaagtttacaacaCGAGAGTGGACGAAACGTCGGAGCTTTTTCTCATATCCAGAA